One Yimella lutea DNA window includes the following coding sequences:
- a CDS encoding carbohydrate kinase family protein encodes MRTLVVGEALVDVVRPVNGEVAEHVGGSPLNVAIGLARLGHPAQLATFIGDDDRGAAIRAHLAADDVQLVAGSDGAERTATAEAVLDETGAATYTFDIDWQVPYELPAAEHLHTGSIAAVLQPGASAIREACFTQRAHGTISYDPNCRPQLMGEPGDARSDIEQLVGLCDVVKASDEDVRWLYGEVPVEEIARLWAQLGPALVVVTRGSDGAVACLPSAGSDDAVKTVAGQSVSVTDTVGAGDSFMSGLLSGLSDAGFLGSLAARSRFQKAGWDDVLPALERAVAAASITVSRAGANPPTRADLAID; translated from the coding sequence ATGCGGACGTTGGTGGTCGGTGAGGCGCTTGTGGACGTCGTGCGCCCGGTGAACGGCGAGGTCGCCGAGCATGTCGGTGGGTCGCCGCTTAACGTCGCCATAGGGCTGGCCCGGCTCGGGCACCCGGCACAACTGGCCACGTTCATCGGGGACGACGACCGCGGCGCCGCGATCCGCGCGCACCTCGCCGCGGACGACGTCCAGTTGGTGGCCGGCAGCGACGGTGCCGAACGTACGGCCACCGCGGAGGCCGTCCTCGACGAGACGGGTGCGGCGACGTACACGTTCGACATCGACTGGCAGGTGCCGTACGAGCTTCCCGCGGCCGAGCACCTGCACACCGGATCCATCGCGGCCGTACTGCAACCGGGCGCGTCCGCCATCCGCGAGGCGTGTTTCACCCAACGCGCCCACGGCACCATTTCCTACGACCCGAACTGCCGTCCGCAGCTGATGGGTGAGCCGGGCGACGCGCGGTCCGACATCGAGCAGTTGGTCGGGCTCTGCGACGTGGTCAAGGCCAGTGACGAGGATGTGCGCTGGTTGTACGGCGAGGTACCGGTCGAGGAGATCGCGCGCCTGTGGGCGCAGCTCGGTCCGGCCTTGGTCGTCGTGACGCGGGGGTCCGACGGTGCGGTCGCCTGCCTGCCGTCCGCCGGCTCCGACGATGCGGTGAAAACCGTTGCCGGCCAATCGGTTTCGGTGACCGACACGGTCGGTGCGGGCGACTCGTTCATGTCCGGGCTATTGAGCGGCCTGTCGGACGCCGGCTTCCTGGGCAGCCTCGCAGCACGGTCCCGGTTTCAGAAAGCCGGCTGGGACGACGTCCTGCCCGCACTCGAACGTGCAGTCGCGGCGGCATCGATCACGGTGTCCCGTGCCGGAGCCAACCCGCCGACCCGAGCAGACCTCGCAATCGACTGA
- a CDS encoding 4-hydroxy-3-methylbut-2-enyl diphosphate reductase has product MTSTTETVRAESTDTKRVLLAAPRGYCAGVDRAVITVEKALDLYGPPVYVRKEIVHNKHVVTTLEKRGAIFVDETQEVPEGATVIFSAHGVAPVVHDEAAALSLKTIDATCPLVTKVHREAKRFASDDFDILLIGHEGHEEVVGTSGEAPEHITLVESPDHVDEVTVRDPEKVVWLSQTTLSVDETMETVRRLREKFPKLQDPPSDDICYATQNRQLAVKQMAPDTDLMIVVGSRNSSNSVRLVEVAVEHGARAGYLVDYADEIDEAWLEGVSTVGVTSGASVPEVLVRDVLSYLAERGYEDVKPIVAAEESLLFSLPNELRRDLKAKNGADADKVRHDAGSLH; this is encoded by the coding sequence ATGACTTCGACGACCGAGACCGTTCGCGCTGAGAGCACCGACACCAAGCGCGTCCTGCTGGCTGCGCCGCGGGGGTACTGCGCCGGTGTCGACCGCGCGGTCATCACCGTCGAGAAGGCGCTCGACCTGTACGGACCGCCGGTGTACGTCCGCAAGGAGATCGTGCACAACAAGCACGTGGTGACCACGCTGGAGAAGCGTGGGGCGATCTTCGTCGACGAGACCCAGGAAGTACCCGAGGGCGCCACGGTCATCTTCTCCGCCCACGGAGTCGCGCCGGTCGTGCATGACGAGGCCGCTGCGCTGTCGTTGAAGACGATCGACGCCACCTGCCCGCTGGTCACCAAGGTGCACCGCGAGGCCAAGCGGTTCGCGTCCGACGACTTCGACATCCTGCTCATCGGGCACGAGGGCCACGAGGAGGTCGTCGGCACGTCCGGCGAGGCACCCGAGCACATCACGCTCGTGGAGAGCCCTGACCACGTCGACGAGGTCACCGTGCGCGATCCGGAGAAGGTCGTCTGGCTGTCGCAGACCACGCTGTCGGTCGACGAGACGATGGAGACCGTGCGCCGGCTGCGGGAGAAGTTCCCCAAGCTGCAGGATCCGCCCTCGGACGACATCTGTTACGCCACGCAGAACCGTCAGCTTGCGGTGAAGCAGATGGCGCCCGACACCGATCTGATGATCGTGGTCGGCAGCCGCAACTCCTCCAACTCGGTGCGCCTGGTCGAGGTGGCCGTCGAGCACGGCGCCCGGGCCGGGTATCTGGTCGACTACGCCGACGAGATCGACGAAGCGTGGCTCGAGGGCGTCTCGACGGTCGGCGTCACCTCCGGTGCATCGGTGCCGGAGGTGCTGGTGCGCGATGTGCTGAGCTACCTGGCCGAGCGCGGTTACGAGGACGTCAAGCCGATCGTGGCCGCCGAGGAGAGCCTGCTGTTCTCGCTCCCGAACGAACTACGTCGCGACCTCAAGGCCAAGAACGGCGCGGACGCCGACAAGGTGCGCCACGACGCCGGCTCACTGCACTGA
- a CDS encoding threonine/serine ThrE exporter family protein: MNRASDDQVRQLLVYLSAALIAGGAGSHEVERDIRVIATRLGHPGVQLHAQPVGVALSLGHGKPATYESVEGPLRLDQSAAVAAIQQGLLAGSMDPDEALLRLRGLRAQPHRHPVSGMYFGGLCVGVGLALILQPSWAAVAFGALMSPFVAMLMRGTGRGLLPAALLPCVAAFGVSLAAFWAYRHGYVASPLRTLLPPVAVLLPGATIVTGLSELVNGAVVSGTARLTSGATQLVMFAIGIVGAAALLDVDAGALQNARTDDLGWWSPALGLLLVTAGICLQESVPRTIAPWVLLVLAATMTAQLITQALTNTAWTGAFVGAIVASVTAWSVAVLRRGLPRMVLFLPSFWLLVPGSIGLVSVAQLGLEPELSGPTAALAAGVILAVALGLVIGTTLARLVRLAYVAARSRRASAAAR; the protein is encoded by the coding sequence GTGAACCGAGCCAGTGACGACCAGGTGCGCCAACTGCTGGTGTACCTGTCTGCAGCACTCATCGCCGGCGGCGCCGGATCGCATGAGGTCGAGCGGGATATTCGGGTCATCGCCACTCGACTCGGACACCCGGGCGTCCAGCTGCACGCGCAGCCGGTCGGCGTGGCGCTGTCGCTCGGCCACGGCAAACCCGCGACCTATGAGTCCGTCGAGGGTCCGCTGCGTCTCGATCAGTCCGCAGCGGTCGCTGCGATCCAGCAAGGCCTTCTGGCCGGTTCGATGGATCCGGATGAAGCCCTTCTGCGCCTGCGGGGCCTTCGCGCCCAGCCGCACCGACACCCCGTCAGCGGGATGTACTTCGGCGGTCTGTGCGTCGGCGTCGGGCTGGCCCTCATCCTGCAACCGTCCTGGGCAGCGGTCGCGTTCGGAGCACTCATGTCGCCGTTCGTCGCGATGCTCATGCGCGGCACGGGACGCGGGCTGCTACCCGCTGCCCTCCTTCCATGCGTGGCTGCGTTCGGAGTCTCGCTCGCCGCGTTCTGGGCGTACCGACACGGTTACGTGGCAAGTCCATTGCGCACCCTCCTGCCGCCGGTGGCGGTCTTGCTTCCCGGCGCAACGATCGTGACCGGCCTCTCTGAGCTGGTCAATGGTGCGGTCGTCAGCGGAACAGCCCGATTGACTTCGGGCGCAACGCAATTGGTGATGTTCGCAATCGGCATCGTCGGCGCCGCTGCACTGTTGGACGTCGACGCCGGAGCCCTGCAGAACGCCCGCACCGACGACCTCGGCTGGTGGAGCCCGGCTCTCGGACTGCTGCTGGTGACCGCCGGGATCTGCTTGCAGGAGTCCGTGCCTCGGACCATCGCGCCCTGGGTGCTGTTGGTGCTCGCCGCGACGATGACCGCTCAGCTGATCACCCAAGCACTGACGAACACCGCCTGGACCGGTGCCTTCGTGGGCGCGATCGTTGCGAGCGTCACTGCGTGGTCTGTCGCGGTGCTTCGCCGGGGGTTGCCCCGCATGGTGCTCTTCCTACCGAGCTTCTGGCTGCTCGTGCCAGGGTCGATCGGCCTGGTCTCGGTCGCTCAACTCGGGCTGGAACCGGAGCTTTCCGGCCCGACCGCAGCTCTCGCGGCCGGCGTGATCCTCGCGGTCGCCCTCGGCCTGGTGATCGGCACGACGCTGGCCCGTTTGGTGCGCCTGGCCTACGTCGCGGCACGGTCCCGGCGGGCGAGTGCCGCCGCCCGCTGA
- a CDS encoding DUF4245 domain-containing protein — MTVDETATQQHPQEPGTQQPAPKRRGMRGNAKSMIISMLVVMLGVIGWNALIPRVNKIDREGVDVAAIARETNISLKWQVSYPQPAPKEWIPANVRVIRFQNQPPTWQAGYDLPDSKYIAVQQTAEPTEMWVKHQTNYAEPQGTVQVDGAEWTKLYRSSNKQSSLVRKDPLNGLSTIVTGRGEWSELQKFASLLKPAKTS; from the coding sequence GTGACCGTCGACGAAACCGCCACGCAGCAGCACCCGCAGGAGCCCGGCACGCAGCAGCCGGCACCGAAGCGACGGGGTATGCGCGGTAACGCAAAGAGCATGATCATCTCGATGCTCGTCGTCATGCTCGGCGTCATCGGTTGGAACGCGCTGATTCCCCGGGTGAACAAGATCGATCGCGAAGGCGTCGACGTCGCCGCCATCGCGCGCGAGACCAACATCTCGCTGAAGTGGCAGGTGTCCTACCCGCAGCCGGCGCCGAAGGAGTGGATCCCTGCCAACGTCCGGGTCATCCGTTTCCAGAACCAGCCACCGACCTGGCAGGCCGGCTACGACCTGCCCGACAGCAAGTACATCGCCGTCCAGCAGACGGCCGAACCCACCGAGATGTGGGTGAAGCACCAGACCAACTACGCCGAACCGCAAGGCACGGTGCAGGTCGATGGTGCCGAGTGGACCAAGCTGTACCGCTCGAGCAACAAGCAGTCGTCGCTGGTGCGCAAGGATCCGTTGAACGGCCTCTCGACGATTGTGACCGGTCGTGGCGAGTGGTCCGAGCTGCAGAAGTTCGCCTCGCTGTTGAAGCCGGCCAAGACGTCCTGA
- the xseA gene encoding exodeoxyribonuclease VII large subunit — protein sequence MTPLPEKAADTTADEPWPLRLLSMKIGDYIDKMSPVWVEGQLVQVNRRPGAPTVFLTLRDADTELSMSVTTHVNTLNAMGPSVQPGARVVMHAKPTFWSRNGSLQLDARQIRAVGIGELLARVERLKQLLRSEGVFDASRKRPLPFVPKTVGLICGRNSAAERDVVENARRRWPATRFEIRQVAVQGSSTVEEVTTALSELDAHPDIDVIVIARGGGSFEDLLPFSNETMIRAISSARTPVVSAIGHDVDSPLLDFVADVRASTPTDAAKLIVPDLQEQLAGVRRLRETGAHSLHRRISHERQRIDMLTSRPVLADPQTMVQTRREEIVRLQERARLRLSHRLERSHDSVTHLQGQLRALSPQQILERGYAVVRQVDSTVITDVADVSADDLLRVTVARGDFAVRPVAEPAS from the coding sequence GTGACTCCCCTGCCCGAGAAGGCCGCCGACACCACGGCCGACGAGCCATGGCCGCTGCGCCTGCTGAGTATGAAGATCGGCGACTACATCGACAAGATGTCACCGGTCTGGGTCGAGGGGCAGCTGGTGCAGGTCAACCGCCGTCCGGGAGCGCCCACCGTCTTCCTCACCCTGCGCGACGCCGACACGGAGTTGTCGATGTCGGTCACCACCCACGTCAACACGCTGAACGCGATGGGACCGTCCGTGCAGCCGGGCGCTCGCGTGGTGATGCATGCCAAGCCGACCTTCTGGTCGCGCAACGGTTCGCTGCAGTTGGACGCGCGTCAGATCCGCGCCGTGGGCATCGGCGAACTGCTCGCCCGGGTCGAGCGCCTCAAGCAGTTGCTGCGCAGCGAAGGGGTGTTCGATGCGTCCCGCAAGCGGCCGCTGCCGTTCGTCCCCAAGACCGTCGGACTCATCTGCGGACGCAACAGCGCGGCCGAGCGCGACGTGGTCGAGAACGCTCGGCGCCGTTGGCCGGCCACGCGATTCGAGATCCGGCAGGTTGCCGTCCAGGGGTCGTCGACGGTCGAGGAGGTCACCACCGCGCTGAGCGAGCTCGACGCGCATCCCGACATCGATGTCATCGTGATCGCCCGAGGCGGCGGATCGTTCGAGGATCTGCTGCCGTTCTCCAACGAGACGATGATCCGAGCGATCTCGTCGGCGCGCACCCCCGTGGTCAGCGCCATCGGGCACGACGTGGACAGTCCGTTGCTCGACTTCGTCGCCGACGTCCGCGCGTCCACCCCGACCGACGCGGCAAAGCTGATCGTCCCCGACCTGCAGGAGCAGCTTGCCGGTGTTCGCCGGTTGCGCGAGACGGGTGCACACAGCCTGCACCGGCGCATCTCCCACGAACGCCAGCGGATCGACATGCTGACCAGCCGTCCGGTGCTCGCCGACCCGCAGACGATGGTGCAGACGCGCCGCGAGGAGATCGTCCGACTGCAGGAACGCGCACGACTTCGGTTGTCGCACAGGCTCGAACGCTCGCACGACAGCGTTACGCACCTGCAGGGGCAACTGCGCGCACTGTCGCCGCAGCAGATCCTTGAGCGCGGGTATGCGGTCGTGCGTCAGGTCGACAGCACCGTGATCACCGACGTCGCGGACGTCTCAGCGGACGACCTGCTGCGGGTCACCGTGGCGCGCGGCGACTTCGCCGTCCGTCCCGTCGCGGAGCCCGCGTCGTAG
- the glpX gene encoding class II fructose-bisphosphatase yields MSEQPSISIKPDRNLALELVRVTEAAAMAGARFVGRGDKNIADGAAVAAMRELISTVAMNGVVVIGEGEKDNAPMLFNGERVGDGTGPEVDVAVDPIDGTTLTAKGMNNAVSVMAVSERGSMYDPSAVFYMDKLAAGPEAADVVDIRLPVAENIRRVAKAKGMNRSDVTVVMLDRPRHEELGRQVRDAGARIRYISDGDVAGSIMAAREGTGIDLLLGIGGTPEGIISACAMRCMGGVIQGRLWPVDDDEKQRAIDAGHDIDAVLSTNELVKSDNCFFVATGITDGELLKGVHYEGGGATTQSLVMRSTSGTIRMVEARHIAAKVDDYR; encoded by the coding sequence ATGTCCGAACAACCGTCGATCTCGATCAAACCCGACCGCAACCTCGCGCTCGAACTGGTGCGTGTCACCGAGGCCGCCGCAATGGCCGGCGCACGATTCGTGGGCCGTGGCGACAAGAACATCGCCGACGGCGCTGCCGTCGCAGCCATGCGCGAACTGATCTCCACCGTCGCGATGAACGGCGTGGTCGTGATCGGTGAGGGCGAAAAGGACAACGCGCCGATGCTGTTCAACGGCGAGCGTGTCGGTGACGGCACCGGCCCCGAGGTCGACGTCGCGGTCGACCCGATCGACGGCACCACCCTCACCGCGAAGGGCATGAACAACGCGGTGTCGGTCATGGCGGTCTCCGAGCGCGGTTCGATGTACGACCCCAGCGCGGTCTTCTACATGGACAAGCTCGCGGCGGGCCCGGAAGCGGCCGACGTCGTCGACATCCGCTTGCCGGTCGCCGAGAACATCCGACGGGTCGCCAAGGCCAAGGGAATGAACCGTTCCGACGTCACCGTCGTGATGCTCGACCGCCCGCGCCACGAGGAGCTCGGTCGCCAGGTGCGCGACGCCGGCGCCCGCATCCGCTACATCAGCGACGGCGACGTCGCCGGCTCGATCATGGCCGCCCGCGAGGGCACCGGTATCGACCTGCTGCTCGGTATCGGTGGCACCCCCGAGGGGATCATCAGCGCGTGCGCGATGCGCTGCATGGGTGGCGTCATCCAGGGTCGTCTGTGGCCCGTCGACGACGACGAGAAGCAGCGCGCGATCGATGCCGGTCACGACATCGACGCGGTGCTGTCGACCAACGAACTGGTCAAGAGCGACAACTGCTTCTTTGTCGCCACCGGCATCACCGACGGCGAACTACTCAAGGGCGTCCACTACGAAGGTGGCGGCGCCACCACGCAGTCGCTGGTGATGCGTTCCACCAGTGGCACCATCCGGATGGTCGAGGCCCGGCACATCGCGGCCAAGGTCGACGACTACCGCTGA
- a CDS encoding DNA recombination protein RmuC, which produces MSQIGFFVLGMVVGAAVAAVVLWSWLRTRYEARMVGATTEAGLLRERVIDLEAALGEDQQTAQALAPLSSTLARVERQVEALERDRASQYGALGAQLRAVNETTGALHQQTAVLAGALKSSNTSGAWGEMQLRRVLEHAGLIKHCDFDEQVRAISRHGKDIRPDAVVRLPGGKVLVVDSKAPIQHFLAAQSGEVDDTERERLLRTHSTALRGHVEALSAKDYWSGFATTPEAVLCFVPSEAILAAAVRTDPDLIDRAMARRVLLVSPATLLSALQTTALVWRQDALESNAQELLTIGRELYERLGTLGRHTHRMGDSLRRSVEAYNAMVGTLEARVLVSARRMESLGLASEPVPDVPPIEQAPRPLTAAELIDALDDEVGRPALDFGAPPSTQRGSESA; this is translated from the coding sequence ATGAGTCAGATCGGGTTCTTCGTCCTCGGCATGGTCGTCGGTGCTGCGGTGGCCGCAGTGGTGCTGTGGTCCTGGTTGCGCACGCGGTACGAGGCGCGCATGGTGGGCGCGACCACCGAGGCCGGGCTACTGCGCGAGAGGGTGATCGACCTCGAAGCAGCGCTGGGTGAAGACCAGCAGACCGCCCAGGCACTGGCCCCGCTCTCCTCGACGCTCGCCCGGGTGGAGCGGCAGGTGGAGGCGCTCGAACGCGACCGCGCGTCCCAGTACGGCGCCCTCGGTGCACAACTGCGCGCGGTCAACGAAACCACCGGCGCGCTCCATCAGCAGACCGCGGTGCTCGCCGGTGCGCTCAAGTCCTCGAACACCTCCGGGGCCTGGGGTGAGATGCAACTGCGCCGGGTGCTTGAGCACGCCGGCCTGATCAAGCACTGCGACTTCGACGAACAGGTGCGCGCAATCAGTAGGCACGGCAAAGACATTCGCCCGGACGCCGTCGTCCGCCTTCCCGGTGGCAAAGTGCTCGTGGTCGACTCGAAGGCACCGATCCAGCACTTCCTCGCGGCGCAGTCCGGCGAGGTCGACGACACCGAGCGCGAGCGTCTGCTGCGCACCCACAGCACCGCCCTGCGCGGCCACGTCGAGGCGCTGTCGGCCAAGGACTACTGGAGCGGCTTCGCGACGACGCCCGAGGCGGTGCTCTGCTTCGTGCCGTCCGAGGCGATCCTCGCGGCGGCGGTCCGTACCGACCCCGACCTGATCGATCGCGCGATGGCGCGCCGGGTACTGCTGGTCTCCCCCGCCACCTTGCTGAGTGCCCTGCAGACCACGGCGCTGGTATGGCGTCAGGACGCGCTGGAGTCCAATGCCCAGGAACTGCTCACGATCGGACGCGAGCTGTACGAACGCCTCGGCACCCTGGGCAGGCACACCCATCGCATGGGCGACTCGTTGCGCCGGTCGGTCGAGGCGTACAACGCGATGGTCGGCACGCTCGAAGCACGTGTGCTGGTGTCCGCGCGGCGGATGGAGTCGCTGGGTCTTGCTTCCGAGCCAGTGCCCGACGTGCCGCCGATCGAGCAGGCACCGCGCCCACTGACCGCCGCTGAACTCATCGACGCGCTCGACGACGAGGTCGGCCGACCGGCCCTCGACTTCGGTGCCCCACCGAGCACGCAGCGCGGGTCCGAATCGGCCTGA
- a CDS encoding MFS transporter, with product MSSAVSTEGTRSVANGELTRSQRLDRLPFNKLHGRLLGGSGIGWALDAMDVGLISFLMVAIKQEWGLSTAEISWIASVGFIGMAVGASMGGYLADRIGRRNVFALTLIVYGLATGFSALSTGFWMLIVFRFVIGLGLGAELPVASTLVSEYAPARIRGRMVVLLEAFWAVGWILAALIGYYVVPQENGWRWALVLGVVPALYAIYVRRGLPESVRFLEKAGRIDEAEASVRRFEEASGIEPVPSPTPPPAAKPSIKALWEKRFAGRTVALWLTWFGVNFSYYGAFLWIPTFLVAQGFPMAKSFEFTLWITLAQLPGYAVAAVLIEKIGRRFTLATFLLGSAASAIAFGQSSSESAILLTGCLLSFFNLGAWGALYAVTPEVYPTTMRATGSGSATAFGRIASIIGPLLVPWVHDNYGTGTTFVLIAVSFAVAMFAALGLPEWKGRELQSN from the coding sequence ATGTCCAGCGCCGTCAGCACTGAGGGCACCAGGAGCGTCGCCAATGGCGAGCTCACCCGCAGCCAACGGCTCGACCGGTTGCCGTTCAACAAACTGCACGGACGGTTGCTCGGCGGCTCCGGCATCGGCTGGGCCCTCGACGCCATGGACGTCGGACTGATTTCCTTCCTGATGGTCGCCATCAAGCAGGAGTGGGGCCTGTCGACCGCGGAGATCTCCTGGATCGCGTCCGTCGGCTTCATCGGCATGGCCGTGGGCGCGTCGATGGGCGGATACCTCGCCGACCGCATCGGCCGGCGTAACGTCTTCGCGCTCACCTTGATCGTCTACGGCCTGGCGACCGGGTTCTCGGCGTTGTCGACCGGTTTCTGGATGCTCATCGTGTTCCGCTTCGTGATCGGCCTGGGCCTCGGCGCTGAATTGCCGGTCGCGTCCACGTTGGTCAGCGAGTACGCGCCGGCTCGGATCCGGGGGCGCATGGTCGTGTTGTTGGAAGCCTTCTGGGCGGTCGGCTGGATCCTCGCCGCGCTCATCGGCTACTACGTCGTGCCGCAGGAGAACGGCTGGCGCTGGGCGCTCGTGCTCGGTGTCGTCCCGGCGCTGTATGCGATCTACGTCCGCCGGGGACTGCCGGAATCAGTGCGCTTCCTGGAGAAAGCCGGACGGATCGACGAGGCGGAAGCGTCGGTGCGGCGCTTCGAGGAGGCGTCCGGGATAGAACCCGTGCCGTCACCGACACCGCCGCCCGCTGCGAAACCGTCGATCAAAGCGTTGTGGGAGAAGCGTTTTGCCGGACGCACGGTCGCGCTTTGGCTCACCTGGTTCGGGGTGAACTTCTCCTACTACGGGGCCTTCCTGTGGATCCCGACCTTCCTGGTCGCGCAGGGTTTCCCGATGGCGAAGTCGTTCGAGTTCACGCTGTGGATCACGCTCGCCCAGTTGCCCGGCTATGCGGTTGCGGCGGTGCTGATCGAGAAGATCGGACGCCGGTTCACCCTCGCCACCTTCTTGCTCGGGTCGGCGGCCTCGGCCATCGCGTTCGGGCAATCGAGTTCGGAGTCGGCGATCCTGCTGACCGGCTGCCTACTGTCGTTCTTCAACCTCGGTGCGTGGGGTGCGCTCTACGCGGTCACCCCCGAGGTCTACCCGACGACGATGCGTGCCACGGGCAGCGGCAGCGCGACGGCGTTCGGCCGGATCGCGTCCATCATCGGCCCGTTGCTCGTGCCGTGGGTGCACGATAACTACGGCACCGGCACGACCTTCGTCCTGATCGCGGTGTCATTCGCCGTGGCGATGTTCGCGGCCCTCGGACTGCCGGAATGGAAGGGCAGAGAGCTGCAGAGCAACTGA
- a CDS encoding exodeoxyribonuclease VII small subunit → MPKQQPKTEAAAAGDEFADVKELGYEEARDELARIVSTLEAGSVSLEESMRLWERGEALAKHCHTWLDDAQERVQQLTGDEPADD, encoded by the coding sequence ATGCCGAAGCAGCAACCGAAGACCGAAGCAGCCGCCGCCGGCGACGAGTTCGCCGACGTGAAGGAACTCGGTTACGAAGAGGCGAGGGACGAGCTGGCCCGCATCGTCTCGACGTTGGAGGCCGGCTCGGTGTCGCTCGAGGAGTCGATGCGGCTGTGGGAGCGCGGCGAGGCCTTGGCCAAGCACTGCCACACCTGGCTGGACGACGCGCAGGAGCGGGTGCAGCAACTCACCGGCGACGAGCCCGCCGACGACTGA
- a CDS encoding DUF4188 domain-containing protein — MARTGSGIHCGRYTNQPVDAAVVFLIGMRFNAIHRPDRWAPVFTAMPKMLKYLAQRPEVGMMAYDLWFGRTTLALTYWRSVQHLQDFASDREAPHLEPWRAFMRRVGDDGTVGIWHETYEISPGSHETVYANMPAFGLGKAVGVRPVGAGTTTARRRMQEAGTGRQLTG, encoded by the coding sequence ATGGCACGGACGGGCAGCGGGATCCACTGCGGCCGATACACGAACCAGCCGGTCGACGCAGCGGTCGTGTTCTTGATCGGTATGCGGTTCAACGCGATTCATCGGCCGGATCGGTGGGCGCCGGTCTTCACCGCGATGCCGAAGATGCTGAAGTACCTCGCGCAGCGGCCCGAGGTGGGGATGATGGCGTACGACCTGTGGTTCGGCCGTACCACGCTCGCGCTGACCTACTGGCGCTCCGTGCAGCACCTGCAGGACTTCGCCTCCGACCGTGAGGCTCCCCACCTCGAGCCGTGGCGCGCGTTCATGCGGCGCGTCGGCGACGACGGCACGGTCGGCATCTGGCACGAGACCTACGAGATCTCGCCCGGCAGTCACGAGACGGTCTACGCGAACATGCCGGCGTTCGGGCTCGGTAAGGCCGTCGGGGTTCGACCGGTCGGGGCGGGCACCACGACGGCTCGCCGGCGCATGCAGGAAGCCGGAACCGGCAGGCAGCTCACCGGTTGA
- a CDS encoding TetR/AcrR family transcriptional regulator, which translates to MARPQVYDDALRTGLIGVATEQLADGGADSLSLRRVAGAAGTSTNAIYTLFGGKNELIEAAVVDALSSFAAAQESAPLSDDPLVDLRSLSDAYRRWAIQRPALYAVIFGGRLGQPVETGRTIQAGERALAPLVARVARAVDAGMLRPEDPELIARAIWAAVHGAVSLESQGLADESLYRAVEAALLRGWAPDPPQ; encoded by the coding sequence ATGGCAAGACCCCAGGTGTACGACGATGCGCTGCGAACCGGACTGATCGGTGTCGCGACCGAGCAACTGGCCGACGGTGGCGCAGACAGCCTGTCGCTGCGGCGCGTCGCCGGCGCCGCCGGGACCTCGACGAACGCCATCTACACCTTGTTCGGCGGAAAGAACGAACTGATCGAGGCCGCCGTCGTGGACGCCCTCTCCAGCTTCGCCGCAGCCCAGGAGTCCGCACCGCTGAGCGACGATCCACTGGTCGATCTCCGATCGCTGAGCGACGCCTATCGACGATGGGCCATCCAACGCCCTGCCCTCTACGCGGTCATCTTCGGCGGACGTCTGGGCCAACCGGTCGAGACCGGTCGCACGATTCAGGCGGGCGAGCGCGCCCTCGCCCCCTTGGTCGCTCGCGTCGCACGAGCAGTCGACGCCGGCATGCTGCGCCCCGAGGATCCCGAGCTCATCGCTCGCGCCATCTGGGCCGCCGTGCACGGCGCCGTCTCGCTGGAGAGCCAGGGACTGGCTGACGAATCGCTCTACCGCGCGGTCGAGGCCGCCCTGCTGCGCGGTTGGGCACCGGACCCTCCGCAATAA